The DNA segment TTACAAAAATATAACATCATTGTTTTGAATATAGATAATTGTTTGTGTTATATATGGTTAAAAAAGATATATATAACATTACCAATTTGAGTATAGATAATTGTTTATGGTTACAAAAATATAACATTATTGAATATATAGATAATAGTTTGTGTTAAATATGGttacaaaaatatttgtttttgaaCTGCAATTTTTTTAATCTCTGTTGTCTGTGTGACTTGAATCCAAGATTTTCCCTTTCTAAACACATGTGTTTAAAGGCTTTGTCTTTGTCAATGGACCATCACCCCATTGGTTGATTAGAAGAATATAACGTTAGTGTTTTGAATATATAGATAATTGTTTGTGTTAAATATGGTTACAGGATCATATCACTACAAGGGTAATCTAAAGTTACTATTTTATGTATTAATTTCAATATAAATATGTAATTAACCAACCTTACTTATAGAGACAAAGGGTGGTGTTAAATTTACCCTCTTCTCTCACAAACTTGGGAGAGGGCCCATCCCAAAAGACTAACTTGTATGTAAATGAGACAAAACGTGTTACCGCACTGTCCTTGATTTTTCATAGGGGTGACAGCGTTATGTTCCCTCCAATCCATCCTCGGTGGAATAGCGTTTATATCGATATCATTATAACTGGAACTCAAGTTGGTCTTACGAATCCCGTGAAGAGCAATGAAGTGGCCTCCCTTCGAGTCGGCATGGGTTTTCCTAAACTCATGGTGAGTCATGGTAGCAAACTCGTTTATTTGCAACTTGTATCCCAGGTTCATCTTGTTTTTCTTGTGAATATTTCGTACGTTGTGCTTGAATACATTGAACCGTTGGGGGCTTCTATCGGTCACTTTGTGGTGTTCTCGCCACCTGTCATACAACCCTTGGAATCCCTCCTCCGATTCGAGTTCTTGCTCATGGTAATTGAAGCTTTCCACAACTCCTAGTATCAAGACCAAAGAAagtgaaaaaaatataaaattgttGATCTTCATTTGGAGGAAAATGGTGTAAGAAATGAGATTGTTATGATCCAAGTAGTACGCATTTATAAGTGCTTATTCTTGCTTGTTTTTAGGATTTATATGTGGAGGTTTTTTTATGGTGTCAAGGGAATGTATGGATGGATGGTTAAGCTGATTTGAatgtaaaaactaactaaatttaAATAAAGGATACCTAGATACCTTTTGAAAAAGCAAATATTAAAAACTAAtgcatttatatataaaaataaacagTAAAAGTTGTGTATGCCACCAACTTTGCATAATGTATGTATACATAATTTGTTAACATATGCATTAATAAAAAAAGCAAGTAAAGTTACACCTATATAGGTTTAATACATTATGATTTTATAATTCCAATTATGTTAGTTATATAAAAGTTGTAACATTAAAACCTGAAAACAAAGTTAaatgattaattatatattattattatttattgtcgTCTTAACTATATGTATAttattcttcatcttcatcttcatcttaacTATATGCAAATGCAAATTCACTTGACTTTTTTATTCAGCTTTATTTTCGAGGATTTGGTTTGTATTCATGTAACAACTCAAATTTTTAGGTAATTTTTAGGAATATTTTGTTCTAATTTTTTTAAGAGAGTATATGATGCCCTTACAAGGATTCAATAAGTTTACAAACACTCGTTTAGGTTGGGTGGTGTGGGATAAAACCCTTAGGGTCTTTGTCACGCCACATCCGCACCACATAAATGAGGGGCTTTATCATTAACTTGTATGGTTTAAGATAACACTTGTGTACCTTTGTTCGTCAAACCAAGAGTCTCTAGATACGATAATAGTGTTAACCGATATGAGTACATTCGGTTCTGTTACCATGAACCTAATTAAGGTTTTGCTCTATTGACCATAACGCAATAATATGCATCCAATACCTTTGTCGCCTAGTTTCCTTTTCTTAGATTCACCATGTCGAAGTATTGTTCGACAAACCCATACCAGAAGATAATGTAATGCTGGCGGTCGTTCCATAATTCATAAGAAATTTTGTCccgtatgtagttttcgtatagaattttttaggtatatacgttttcgacccctggttttatatttttttaggtatatatgttttcgaccacACGGTCAAAAATCTCAAGATTCGCCACTACATATTAAGAATGTGTTTAGTCTCATATATTTGGTCCAAAAAGGGATGTGAGTCAGTCTATTCCAAACAAAAACATTTAGGGACTACAAATTTCCTACTGGTtacgttgttttttttttttttttttttttgcggcaTCTCACCTCGAAATTACTCCATAGGTACCGTAATCTTTATTGTGTCAATCTTTTGGAGTGGATAACGAGTGAAAATTAGAGATCATGGACCTAAAAGCCTATGGATGTACTCATATAaactttttagaatttttagatTAGATTATCAAGTTTCACTATTTGGGACGATAGTTCTAATCTCACTTGTTGTAGTTAGATAATTATAATATTGATAAATATGAAAATTCGAATGTTAATTTATTTTGTCATGTTTATAAATCCTTTATCACAAGTTTTGCCCCAAGTATTAACATGAAAATACGTTAACAAATTCACATATCTACATTATTTTCATATATAGACAATTCACATCCAAAAAGACAAATGGGTCACTTCTCCTTAAAATTAGATACGAGGCGTGATTTAAAAGTGCATAGGTCTAATTTATATGTTTTAATACATCTATGATGATTCACAGGTAAGCAAGAATATTCAAGTATTTCATGGATTTAATGTAACCACTTAATTGAATAGACAGTAGTGTTTTAAACATGCCTGAAAGTAAACACCTTTATGATATTTCGTTAACAAAATGATTAAAGTTGAAAACGGTTATGTTGTTTTATATGCAATCATACATAGTTATATAATTTTGTTGTCTGCCAGAACCCCTCATATATTAATGATTACAAATATTGTTCTATATTCACTAGTTATTATGATCATTGCATAAGACAACATTAGAAGTAAACTTTGTCAGATGGATTAGGTCCCATGCATAATGGAAATCATTAAGCCAACCAAGCAAATTAAACTAGGGCTAATTATGAGTCACATAGGAAGACAAAGATCCAATCCAAGACCTAGGGGCATCTGACCCGAACAAACCAACCCGAATAAGACTGTTTATGTATTTCCATCAAGGATAATAACTCGAATATGGACACACGTAAATCCATGTAACTAAAATACGACATATGTAGCACGTCTATTTAAAGGATCAAACAAGTTGGCAAGTCATAATAATGAACAACATTGAAATAAAACCTGTCGTAAACGTACATGttggattttaataattataAACTTTTCAGTTTTTAATTCTAATCTTTAAAGAAGTTAATATATCTAGTGTTGGCTCACACGAATACGACTCATTTTTGTTCAATAACTCAATCCACTCACGCCATGGTATGTGTTAAATTTGATGTCATACTCCTATCAAATTACTTTATATCATACTCCTACCAAATTACTTGCAGGTATAATAGATAGCTATAAGTAATTGTTATTttagtaggggtgttcaaaattgGATATCTGAAAATTCAGATATCCAAAAATTTTGGATACCTGATTTCACTATCCACGTCCATATCCGAAATTTCTGATCCTCGGTCGAATAGTGAATCAGAAATCTGAAtatccaatttttttattttattcttattttttattattcgGAATCAGATATTTCGGATAgttttggatatccgaatataaatttTTGGACATTTTCGGACATCtgatataaaataaaaattaaattttcaaaaattccGGATTGGATTTACGGATATAATATAAGTATTTTTGAACAACCCTAGTTATTTGGCTTAaaaatttaaattgtgaaaaataGAAATATATTTTGTTGTTTCTCATAAGAAATCAAAACACAAAAAATATGAGAATAATTGTTATTTTATATTAAAGAAACTGTTAAACCGAATAAGATAAATTACTATTATACTTATTTTACCACATTAAATTGGATAACTTGTGACACAAAAGTTATAATCAACCAATAGAGTTGTCAATTTTGATAAAATGGGTTGCCCTTGGAAAGTCCAACATCCCATTTTCTAAGATAATTGTTTTGTAGGCTTGCATAAGGTACAATGGTCTCATGTCTCCCATACCCTCTTTACATCACATCATATATTTTGGCTCAAGTATTCTAATTTCTAAGATAATGGTCTTCTCACATGTCATTCAGTGAAACTAACTCACATTATTTGTTAGTCATTTATATTgtaatttattttataataagtTCTTTTAATATACGATACATAAAGAAAATAAGAATATCATATTCGAGCTTCAAGTGGATTGGTGTCATCCAACCATGGCAGCATTGTTATAAAGTCAAAAACTAATTACCTTACAAAACTATAAATAATCAACATGTTTATGCATAAGGTAGTTGTATTGTTAGCCTTGGgattttttcaaaacaaaaattcATTTCTAACCTTAAAATTTCAATATTTGACAATTTAAATCTAAATATTCAATCTTtagtaatttaacccctttaattaatttgatttctcacttctaattcaaaagtgttcaccttttgcaatttaaccccatgattattttacttttaacgcaaagtttttcatcttttacaatttaaccccaacactttttACTTTCAGTTTTGATCCCTTATACTTTGCATCTTTTGTAAATTTTCGGTttaacgtttcgttctaaatttttcaAGTTAACACCACAACGTGCAAGTGGAGTTCAACGTTTTTCGTCTACTTTTCCCATTTGACAGGTCCAtcgcaacgcgtctatttttTCTTTTGAAAGGTCTGTCACAACGCGCAGGTCAGGGATCCCgatttagttattattttctatatatGTTTTACACATGCTCGCGGTCATGTAAAAAAACATTTGCATTTCATCTAATCTATATACTTTATAAAGTaaaccattgggggacacatatgcacatgtgcatggacaaaacataacataatgtgcatgtgcatatatatatatatatatatatatatatatatatatatatatatatatatatatatacatatatatatatatatatacatatatatatatatatatacatatatatatatatatatatatatatatatatatatatatatatatatccaaaatcAGTACCAAAACAAAAGTAAATCAGAGAATACTAAATCGAATACATTAATCAATCATCAACTAACAATCATTGAACTGCTAACAAAATAAGAACAATCGAAAAAATCAGAACGTTAACGAAATTAGGCAAATGTAACAACAAAGAAGAATAATAGAAGCACACACTAGACATTACCGTCGATTTAATGTCTTCCAATCCGATGTTTGTTGATCGAATGTGTTGGAGGGATCTTAATCGCCGTGTTCGACAGggaattagggttttcttttgAAGCATATGTTGTAAACTAAGGTATATTTGGAAAGTTGGTAATGAGATTTGTGGACTATCCATTAGAATTCCGGTGATCCATTTAGTTGCTTTCATTTAGGCGGAAATTCATCTGAGGTGAAACCATggggtgacatgtgtcccccaatggtttACTTTATCAAGTATATAGATTAGATGAAATGCAAATGTTTTTTACATAACCGCGAGCATGTGTAAAACatatatagaaaataataactaaatcGGGATCCCTGACCTGCGCGTTGTGACAGACCTATGAAAAGAaaaaatagacgcgctgcgatggacctgtcaaatgggaaaagtagatgaaaaaacgttgaagTCCACATGCACGTTGTGGTGTTAACTtgaaaaatttagaacgaaacgttaaacggaaaatttgcgaaagatgcaAAGTATAAGGGATCAAAATTGAAAGTAAAAAGTGTTGGGGTTatattgtaaaagataaaaaagtttgggttaaaagtaaaataatcaaggggttaaattgcaaaaggtgaacacttttgaattagaagtgagaaatcaaattaattaaaggggttaaattactaAAGATTGAATATTTAGACTTAAGTTGTCAAAGATTGAAATTTTAAGGTTAGAAATGAATAATTGTTTTGAAAAAATCCCAAGGCTAACAATACAACTACCTTATGCATAAACATGTTGATTATTTATAGTTTTGTAACGTAATTAGTTTTTGACTTTATAACAATGCTGCCATGGTTGGATGACACCGATCACTTGAAGCTTGAATATGATATTCTTATTTTCTTTATGTATCATATATTAAAAGAACTTATTATATAATAAATTACAATATAAAAGACTAACAAATAATGTGTGTTAGTTTCACTGAATGACATATGAGAAGACCATTATCTTAGAAATTAGAATACTTGAGCCAAAATATATGATGTGATGTAA comes from the Helianthus annuus cultivar XRQ/B chromosome 4, HanXRQr2.0-SUNRISE, whole genome shotgun sequence genome and includes:
- the LOC110935917 gene encoding cysteine protease Amb a 11.0101 isoform X2, whose amino-acid sequence is MKINNFIFFSLSLVLILGVVESFNYHEQELESEEGFQGLYDRWREHHKVTDRSPQRFNVFKHNVRNIHKKNKMNLGYKLQINEFATMTHHEFRKTHADSKGGHFIALHGIRKTNLSSSYNDIDINAIPPRMDWREHNAVTPMKNQGQCGSCFAFAAVGAIEGINAIRTGQLLSLSEQQLLDCDSSDRTFHCDGGQVCGVFTFVKEHGGIATDEFYPYVGKRETCDTSKYGHHSVTVDGTEYLPEHDEEALLKAVAHQPVTFQMDPGGDGFMFYKEWTMWNGADARDVDSWIRSGS